The Anabas testudineus chromosome 14, fAnaTes1.2, whole genome shotgun sequence genome includes a region encoding these proteins:
- the LOC113170978 gene encoding uncharacterized protein LOC113170978 gives MSTSGIHQGMLRMYGGFIFKQWKKRFLFLTAEGSLYVCHDASSLPVQTVLLQSGCEAIVEGKEILDLPRLPSGGCRDCCFALILSQNKYLLLMAETPADCSQWLTVLKKVKKSLPFPLSPCKRHRVPPCITLQDLVPEQILDKDPPTPPVNNTEAPSPGPVTCASPRANGRISPHTKYYKGGAHSVACLRHGAINDTQAVRAVYLLMGGAAASSAMGYLGACSSTSLEVKAPDLPLNTDVCGMGQAVYQTSSPALDSPHFNSFDFELADSDFDAFDCGGFTF, from the exons ATGAGCACCTCGGGGATCCACCAAGGGATGCTCAGGATGTATG GTGGATTTATTTTCAAACAGTGGAAGAAGAGGTTTCTGTTCCTAACAGCTGAGGGCAGCCTCTATGTTTGCCATGATGCATCATCACTTCCTGTCCAGACAGTGTTGTTGCAGAGCGGTTGCGAAGCAATAGTGGAAGGCAAGGAGATCCTAGACCTGCCTAGGTTACCCTCCGGTGGATGCAGGGATTGCTGCTTTGCACTGATCCTTTCCCAGAATAAATACCTGCTGTTGATGGCTGAGACCCCTGCAGACTGCAG TCAGTGGCTGACTGtgctgaaaaaagtgaaaaag AGTCTCCCATTTCCTCTAAGTCCTTGTAAGCGTCACAGGGTGCCCCCATGCATAACTCTACAAGACCTGGTGCCGGAGCAGATCCTAGACAAAGATCCACCAACTCCACCTGTCAACAACACAGAGGCACCCTCACCAGGACCTGTGACTTGTGCTTCCCCAAGGGCAAATG GCAGGATTTCACCCCATACAAAATATTACAAAGGGGGCGCGCATTCAGTAGCATGTCTGCGCCATGGTGCTATCAATGACACCCAAGCGGTGAGGGCGGTTTATCTGCTGATGGGAGGGGCTGCTGCTTCATCTGCTATGGGATACCTAGGCGCGTGTTCGTCCACTAGTCTGGAAGTCAAAGCCCCCGACCTGCCACTCAACACAGATGTCTGTGGGATGGGACAAGCAGTCTATCAAACCAGCAGCCCGGCACTCGACTCCCCTCACTTTAACAGCTTCGACTTTGAGCTTGCAGACTCTGATTTTGACGCTTTCGATTGTGGCGGGTTTACTTTCTAA
- the sms gene encoding spermine synthase: MALRHYTLDFNLSTAVDSASTVPDLLSIFHEQEMTETVHETNGHGYLATFVGKNGRFVILRVHSHGLVTIDLQCYEEDNISQLDNLLNALETKLKALLNGNITRIKRLPALIRGAKVDRYWPTADGRLIEYDIDGVVYEEDSAYQNIKILHSQQFGNILVLNGDVNLAESDLAYTQAIMGSGKEDYAGKEVLILGGGDGGILAEVVKQKPKMITMVEIDQKVIDGCKMHMRKTCGDILDNLKGDCYQILVEDCVPVLKKYVKEGRMFDYIINDLTAVPISTEPEEDSTWEFLRLILDLSIKVLHPSGKYFTQGNSVNLSEALTLYEEQLGKLSCPVDFSKEVVCVPSYLELWVFYTIWKK, encoded by the exons ATGGCACTGCGACATTACACCCTCGACTTTAACCTCTCTACAGCAG TTGACTCTGCTTCGACAGTTCCCGACCTACTGTCCATATTCCATGAGCAGGAAATGACAGAGACTGTCCATGAAACAAACGGGCATGGATACCTTGCTACTTTTGTAGGCAAAAATGGCCG ATTTGTGATTCTGCGTGTGCACTCTCATGGGTTGGTCACCATTGATCTGCAGTGTTATGAAGAGGACAACATTTCACAACTAGACAAT CTTTTAAATGCACTGGAAACAAAGCTAAAAGCTCTCTTGAATGGCAATATTACAAGAATTAAAAG ACTCCCAGCGCTTATAAGAGGAGCAAAAGTTGACCGATACTGGCCGACAGCTGACGGCAGACTGATTGAGTATGACATTGACGGGGTGGTGTATGAAGAAGACTCTGCAtaccaaaatataaaaatattgcaCTCACAGCAGTTTGGAAATATTCTAGTACTCAATGGAGATGTTA ACTTGGCAGAGAGTGACTTGGCCTACACCCAAGCTATCATGGGCAGTGGAAAAGAGGATTATGCTGGAAAAGAGGTGCTGATATTAGGAGGTGGTGATGGAGGCATCCTTGCTGAGGTGGTCAAACAAAAGCCAAAGATGATCACCATGGTGGAA ATTGACCAGAAGGTGATAGATGGATGCAAAATGCACATGAGAAAAACTTGTGGCGACATCCTTGACAACCTGAAGGGAGACTGTTACCAA ATACTAGTTGAGGACTGTGTCCCTGTGCTGAAGAAGTATGTCAAGGAAGGAAGGATGTTTGATTACATAATTAATGACCTCACTGCAGTCCCAATATCCACGGAGCCGGAAGAAG ACTCAACGTGGGAGTTCCTGCGTCTCATCTTAGATCTGTCAATAAAAGTCCTGCACCCCAGTGGGAAATATTTCACGCAG GGTAACAGCGTGAATCTGTCTGAGGCACTGACTCTGTATGAAGAACAACTGGGAAAGCTCTCGTGTCCTGTGGACTTTTCCAAAGAGGTGGTGTGTGTGCCCTCTTACTTGGAGCT ATGGGTTTTCTACACCATTTGGAAGAAGTAA